Proteins found in one Alicyclobacillus cycloheptanicus genomic segment:
- the wecB gene encoding non-hydrolyzing UDP-N-acetylglucosamine 2-epimerase, with translation MTVFGTRPEAVKMAPLVKALEASPDIVSTVCVTAQHREMLDQVLEVFRIFPDDDLDIMEPSQTLGTITRKALEGLEQVIADRKPDIVLVHGDTTTTFAAALAAFYQQVAIGHVEAGLRTYDKYSPYPEEMNRQLADVLCDLFFAPTQWSADNLAREGKAPERVFITGNTAIDAMRTTVQKDYHHPVLDQIPRDARILYMTSHRRENLGEPLQNICRAALDVVEAFPDVQLIYPVHLNPVVRETAFSILGNHPRIHLIDPLGVVDNHNFMARAYLILTDSGGIQEEAPSLGIPVLVMRDTTERPEGITAGTLRLVGTDRGAIFDAASGLLQDAAQYHDMAGRKNPYGDGRASERIVQAILHHFGRGPRPEAFQYR, from the coding sequence ATGACGGTGTTTGGGACACGGCCCGAAGCAGTGAAGATGGCGCCGCTGGTGAAGGCGCTGGAGGCTTCACCAGACATCGTGTCCACCGTTTGTGTCACGGCACAGCACCGGGAAATGCTTGACCAGGTCCTGGAGGTGTTCCGCATCTTTCCGGATGACGACCTGGATATCATGGAGCCGAGCCAGACGCTCGGCACCATCACGCGCAAGGCCCTGGAGGGCCTGGAGCAGGTGATTGCGGACCGCAAACCGGACATCGTGCTGGTTCACGGCGACACGACAACCACGTTTGCGGCCGCGCTGGCCGCGTTTTATCAGCAGGTGGCGATTGGCCACGTGGAGGCGGGCCTGCGCACCTACGACAAGTACAGCCCGTATCCGGAAGAGATGAACCGGCAGCTGGCGGACGTGCTGTGCGACTTGTTTTTCGCGCCGACGCAGTGGTCGGCGGATAACCTGGCGCGCGAAGGGAAGGCGCCGGAGCGGGTATTCATCACGGGAAACACCGCGATTGACGCGATGCGTACCACTGTTCAGAAGGACTACCACCACCCGGTGCTCGACCAAATCCCGAGGGACGCCCGCATTCTCTACATGACGTCGCATCGCCGGGAAAACCTGGGCGAGCCGCTGCAGAACATCTGCCGCGCGGCGCTGGACGTGGTGGAGGCGTTTCCGGATGTGCAGCTGATTTATCCGGTGCACCTGAACCCGGTGGTCCGGGAAACCGCCTTCTCCATCCTGGGGAATCATCCGCGCATTCATTTGATTGACCCGCTGGGTGTCGTGGACAACCACAACTTTATGGCTCGGGCGTACCTGATATTGACCGACTCCGGCGGCATTCAGGAGGAAGCGCCGTCACTCGGCATCCCAGTGCTCGTCATGCGCGACACAACGGAGCGGCCGGAGGGCATCACGGCGGGGACGCTGCGCCTGGTTGGGACCGACCGCGGTGCCATCTTTGACGCTGCGTCCGGGTTGCTCCAGGACGCGGCGCAATACCATGATATGGCTGGGCGCAAGAACCCCTATGGCGACGGCCGCGCATCGGAACGCATTGTGCAGGCCATTTTGCACCACTTTGGCCGCGGTCCGCGGCCGGAGGCGTTTCAGTATCGGTGA
- a CDS encoding acetyl-CoA C-acetyltransferase has translation MGEEVVLAGAVRTAIGSFQGTLAPLSATQLGAIVIKEALARAGVRGDHVEEVIMGNVLQAGLGQNPARQAAIHAGLADGVPATTVNKVCGSGLKSVMLAAQAIRAGDAELLVAGGMESMTNAPYLLPGARGGYRMGDAKVVDSMIRDGLWCAFCDTHMGITAENIAERYGLTREQQDAFAARSQQRAAEAVRSGRFKDEIVPVEVPQRKGTVVFDTDEFPRPDTTAETLAKLRPAFKKDGTVTAGNASGINDGAAAVVVASARRAQALGLKPMARVISYASAGVDPSVMGLGPIDATKKALAKAGLSVADLDLIEANEAFAAQSLAVGQELAFPDDKLNVNGGAIALGHPIGASGTRVLVTLVHELARRGGRYGLATLCIGGGQGVAMVVERI, from the coding sequence ATGGGAGAGGAAGTCGTTTTAGCGGGCGCGGTACGGACGGCCATCGGCAGCTTTCAGGGGACCTTGGCGCCGTTGTCGGCGACACAGCTGGGCGCCATCGTGATCAAAGAAGCGTTGGCGCGTGCTGGTGTGCGTGGCGATCACGTCGAGGAAGTCATCATGGGCAACGTGCTGCAGGCGGGGCTCGGGCAGAATCCGGCACGCCAGGCGGCGATTCACGCGGGATTGGCAGATGGGGTGCCGGCGACGACCGTGAATAAGGTGTGCGGATCGGGACTCAAGTCCGTCATGCTCGCCGCACAGGCGATTCGGGCTGGCGACGCGGAGCTGCTGGTCGCAGGCGGCATGGAGAGTATGACGAACGCGCCGTATCTGCTGCCGGGTGCGCGCGGCGGGTATCGCATGGGGGATGCGAAGGTGGTGGACAGCATGATCCGCGACGGCCTGTGGTGCGCGTTCTGCGACACGCACATGGGTATTACCGCCGAGAACATCGCCGAGCGCTACGGACTCACGCGCGAGCAGCAGGACGCGTTTGCGGCGCGCAGCCAACAACGCGCAGCCGAGGCGGTGCGAAGCGGCCGGTTCAAGGACGAGATCGTTCCGGTCGAAGTCCCGCAGCGCAAAGGCACGGTGGTGTTCGACACAGACGAGTTTCCGCGGCCGGATACGACAGCGGAGACGCTGGCCAAGCTGCGGCCGGCCTTCAAGAAGGACGGTACGGTGACCGCGGGCAACGCGAGCGGAATCAACGACGGTGCGGCGGCCGTTGTGGTGGCATCGGCTCGGCGGGCACAGGCCCTGGGGCTGAAGCCGATGGCGCGCGTCATCAGCTACGCGAGCGCCGGTGTTGACCCGTCCGTCATGGGCCTCGGGCCGATTGACGCGACCAAGAAGGCCCTGGCGAAAGCAGGTCTGAGCGTCGCCGACCTCGACTTGATTGAGGCGAATGAAGCCTTCGCGGCGCAGTCGCTCGCGGTCGGCCAGGAACTGGCGTTCCCCGACGACAAGCTGAACGTCAATGGCGGCGCCATTGCGCTGGGCCACCCGATTGGCGCCAGCGGCACGCGCGTGCTCGTTACCCTCGTGCATGAATTGGCCCGGCGCGGCGGCCGCTACGGCCTGGCCACGCTGTGCATCGGCGGCGGCCAAGGCGTGGCGATGGTCGTGGAGCGCATATAA
- the upp gene encoding uracil phosphoribosyltransferase encodes MRSKDTPTKEFRELVQEVAMLMAYEITRDLPLAPIAIETPVAPTVAKVIHGKTLAIVPVLRAGLGMADGILQLIPNAKVGHVGLYRDPETLEPVEYYCKLPQQMDLREVIVVDPMLATGGSASAAIEAVKRRGSTSVKLMCLVSAPDGIARVQRDHPDVDIYVASIDERLNDHGYIVPGLGDAGDRLYGTK; translated from the coding sequence ATGCGCTCCAAGGACACGCCAACCAAGGAGTTCCGGGAGCTGGTGCAGGAAGTCGCCATGCTCATGGCCTACGAAATTACGCGGGACTTGCCGCTGGCGCCCATCGCGATTGAAACGCCGGTCGCGCCAACCGTGGCCAAGGTGATTCACGGCAAGACGCTCGCGATTGTGCCGGTGCTGCGGGCGGGCCTGGGCATGGCCGACGGGATTTTGCAGCTGATTCCCAACGCGAAAGTGGGGCATGTGGGCCTCTACCGCGATCCAGAGACGCTCGAGCCGGTCGAGTACTACTGCAAGCTGCCGCAGCAGATGGACTTGCGCGAAGTGATTGTGGTCGACCCGATGCTGGCGACGGGCGGGTCCGCGTCGGCTGCCATTGAGGCGGTGAAGCGCCGCGGTTCGACCAGTGTCAAGCTGATGTGTCTGGTGTCCGCGCCGGACGGGATTGCGCGAGTGCAGCGTGACCATCCGGATGTCGACATCTACGTCGCGTCCATTGACGAACGCCTGAACGATCACGGCTATATCGTCCCGGGACTGGGCGATGCCGGCGACCGCTTGTACGGTACGAAGTAA
- a CDS encoding MGDG synthase family glycosyltransferase, which yields MPAVSRLLILSASYGEGHQQAAVAVQGAMSAISPETDIQIIDYIRAVHPMLDSVAKYCYLTSVRYAPALYGLFYRGTMQIPPTSLIQRQLNSIGLHALERQIRTYQPDVILSTFPTPAGVASFLKEQGRIQVPLATAITDHAVHSQWIHPHTDLYFVGSQRVKNGLVRRGIPANRVKVTGIPIRPAFALSYDREALAQKYGLDSSIPTVLIMGGAYGVLGDIYAICDELFHSKYPLQVLVVTGKNERMKVQLDELARDASTSVHVFGFVEAIHELMHLSDVMLTKAGGLTISEALAVQLPMVLYRPIPGQEVQNAAFLCKSGAALLARNREEVVHHLYDLLIHNPGRRLLMRQRTARIRKLHAAAEIVDGLVTLARRPSAAGYRAASEQGS from the coding sequence GTGCCCGCCGTTTCCAGGCTTCTGATTTTGTCGGCTTCTTATGGAGAAGGACACCAGCAGGCTGCGGTCGCTGTACAGGGCGCCATGTCTGCGATCAGTCCGGAGACGGACATTCAAATCATCGACTACATCCGCGCGGTGCATCCGATGCTGGACTCCGTGGCGAAGTACTGTTACTTGACGAGTGTCCGTTATGCGCCCGCATTATACGGACTGTTTTATCGCGGCACCATGCAAATTCCACCAACCTCCCTGATTCAGCGGCAGTTGAATTCCATCGGCCTGCACGCGCTCGAACGCCAGATTCGAACGTATCAGCCGGACGTGATTCTGTCCACGTTCCCGACCCCCGCTGGCGTGGCGTCCTTCCTGAAGGAACAAGGGCGCATCCAGGTGCCGTTGGCCACCGCGATCACCGATCACGCCGTCCACAGCCAGTGGATTCACCCTCATACGGACCTGTATTTCGTCGGCTCCCAACGTGTCAAAAACGGGCTTGTGCGCCGCGGCATTCCGGCCAATCGCGTAAAAGTCACGGGAATCCCGATTCGGCCCGCGTTCGCCCTGTCCTATGACCGCGAGGCTCTGGCGCAAAAATACGGATTGGATTCGTCCATCCCCACGGTGCTCATCATGGGCGGCGCATACGGGGTGCTTGGCGACATTTACGCCATCTGCGACGAGTTGTTTCATTCAAAATACCCGCTGCAGGTGCTGGTGGTCACGGGAAAGAATGAGCGCATGAAGGTGCAGCTGGACGAGCTCGCCCGGGACGCATCGACGTCGGTGCATGTGTTTGGCTTCGTGGAAGCCATTCACGAGTTGATGCACTTGTCCGATGTGATGTTGACCAAGGCTGGCGGGCTGACCATTTCCGAGGCGCTCGCCGTCCAGCTGCCGATGGTGCTGTATCGGCCCATTCCAGGGCAGGAGGTCCAGAATGCGGCCTTCCTCTGTAAGTCAGGCGCGGCGCTGTTGGCGCGCAACCGTGAAGAAGTCGTCCACCACCTGTACGATTTGCTGATTCACAACCCGGGCCGGCGCCTCCTCATGCGCCAGCGGACGGCTCGCATTCGCAAGCTGCACGCCGCCGCGGAAATCGTGGATGGACTTGTGACACTGGCACGCCGCCCTTCCGCGGCGGGCTACCGCGCGGCGAGCGAACAGGGGTCGTGA
- the atpE gene encoding F0F1 ATP synthase subunit C, which translates to MAQALADIAVALMLGLAAVGSGVGDGLVMSKYVEGVARQPEARGSIFASALLGVALVEAFPVIALAFGFILLFTVGKL; encoded by the coding sequence ATGGCACAAGCGTTAGCGGATATCGCGGTCGCTCTGATGCTCGGTTTGGCTGCGGTTGGTTCTGGTGTGGGTGACGGTTTGGTCATGAGCAAGTACGTAGAGGGAGTTGCACGTCAACCGGAAGCCCGTGGTTCGATTTTTGCCAGCGCTCTGCTGGGTGTTGCCTTGGTTGAAGCCTTCCCTGTCATCGCGCTTGCGTTCGGCTTCATTCTGCTGTTTACCGTCGGCAAACTGTAA
- the atpH gene encoding ATP synthase F1 subunit delta translates to MLSGAVTNRYTQGLFKFAEQQQAVDKVDESLKLLADVLGAHPKLQDILNHPLIDADSKANAITNVFGEALDPLVARFVKVLLNRGRGGYIAAIYERFHALAQAAKGELTVEVQSAMPLAEEQLQEIEKHLSASLNKKVRASLHVDPDLIAGCRIRVGDRVIDATIRGALAQFSQKLVSGATKEGTL, encoded by the coding sequence ATGCTGAGCGGGGCCGTCACGAACCGATACACGCAGGGTTTGTTCAAGTTTGCAGAGCAGCAGCAAGCTGTAGACAAGGTGGATGAGAGCCTGAAATTGCTGGCGGACGTGCTTGGTGCGCATCCAAAGCTGCAGGACATCCTCAATCATCCGTTGATTGATGCGGACAGCAAGGCAAACGCCATCACAAACGTTTTCGGCGAAGCGCTCGATCCGCTGGTGGCGCGATTCGTCAAAGTGCTGCTGAACCGTGGGCGCGGCGGGTACATCGCCGCGATTTACGAACGTTTCCACGCCCTTGCCCAAGCGGCGAAAGGCGAGCTGACCGTTGAGGTCCAAAGCGCGATGCCGCTTGCGGAGGAACAACTGCAAGAGATTGAGAAACACCTGAGTGCGTCATTGAACAAGAAAGTTCGCGCGTCTTTGCATGTCGATCCCGATCTAATTGCGGGCTGCCGAATTCGCGTCGGAGACCGGGTCATCGATGCGACGATTCGGGGCGCGCTTGCGCAGTTTAGTCAGAAACTGGTCAGTGGGGCCACCAAGGAGGGAACCCTTTGA
- the atpF gene encoding F0F1 ATP synthase subunit B, translating into MFETGTFVVSIVTFLILFWLIQRFGFKPLANIMEQRRLHVEKQISDAEQQRAEAEKLLAEQRALLEQARQDARNLLDAARARADEQARSIIAEAQAESQRLLDEARQLIERERTEALNAALQQVAEITVELTSKLLRNHVSETVHKEMLQEAEKQLGELVC; encoded by the coding sequence GTGTTTGAAACAGGAACGTTTGTGGTTTCGATTGTCACGTTTCTGATTCTGTTTTGGCTGATTCAAAGGTTCGGCTTCAAGCCGCTCGCCAATATCATGGAACAGCGGCGTCTGCACGTAGAGAAGCAGATTTCCGACGCCGAGCAGCAGCGCGCCGAAGCAGAAAAGCTGCTGGCTGAACAGCGGGCGCTCCTTGAACAAGCCCGGCAGGATGCCAGGAATCTGCTCGATGCGGCTCGAGCCCGCGCGGACGAACAGGCCCGCAGCATCATCGCGGAAGCGCAGGCAGAATCGCAGCGCCTGCTCGATGAAGCGCGTCAACTGATTGAACGTGAACGCACGGAAGCGCTGAACGCGGCGCTGCAGCAAGTGGCCGAAATCACGGTCGAACTGACCAGCAAGCTGCTTCGCAACCACGTGTCTGAGACAGTTCACAAGGAAATGCTGCAAGAAGCGGAAAAACAACTGGGTGAACTCGTATGCTGA
- a CDS encoding MFS transporter: MDLNQRTDTNVHLHTDTNGPSHGQAGTDHDRTGHGGTGRKRFRWLEPELFQPFLFTVLACLALSEFVRGALTLSLLPTYGRTVLLFAVEWTALALSIQYAVDTLLRSPAGWLADRFGQRPVLIAGFTIALASVYWMMNVHTVRMLLAAAACYGAGVTPVWPAAMSAIGIAAPEHKRAAFMGYLYIFWLVGAGLGPVLINFVIGRTYVLAFWLLLFILGLALLLAILFTGRPQPAAADTRDANRKADAQRALRSQRRTAIYWRRLWQNVREVAFLFPGMFAQTFAVASLIPILSLYAKLVLRISGAAYSTILVAGGVLTVALLIPAGKLVDRYGPRRFLVGGFVLAGVVLGLYPLHHTLPLTYVTVCVLGLSYAFILPAWNFVLDHSIDADKKGTLWGVFMTVEGIGSAAGPYIGGLVWDAAGTSAPFWVSAGVILCMGLLYMILPIDATGSRGSRSLRRTHPDSEGGADTSSGIASDASTSTSTGNAESMRPSRNRRSGPGGPGPAGV, from the coding sequence ATGGATTTGAATCAGAGGACCGATACCAACGTCCATCTGCATACCGATACAAACGGTCCCAGCCACGGTCAAGCCGGCACCGATCACGACCGCACGGGTCACGGCGGCACGGGCCGCAAGCGATTCCGCTGGCTGGAACCGGAACTGTTTCAGCCGTTTCTGTTCACCGTACTGGCCTGCCTCGCGCTGTCGGAATTCGTCCGCGGCGCGTTGACCCTCAGCCTGCTGCCGACGTACGGCCGGACCGTGCTGCTGTTTGCGGTCGAGTGGACCGCGCTGGCGCTCTCCATCCAGTACGCCGTCGATACCTTGCTGCGGTCGCCGGCTGGATGGCTTGCCGATCGCTTTGGGCAGCGGCCCGTGCTCATCGCCGGCTTCACCATTGCACTGGCCTCCGTGTACTGGATGATGAACGTCCACACGGTGCGCATGCTGCTCGCCGCTGCCGCTTGTTACGGCGCAGGTGTGACCCCCGTTTGGCCAGCGGCGATGTCGGCCATCGGAATCGCGGCGCCAGAACACAAACGCGCTGCCTTCATGGGCTACCTGTACATTTTTTGGCTGGTGGGCGCGGGACTCGGGCCGGTGCTCATCAACTTTGTGATTGGGCGCACGTATGTCCTCGCGTTCTGGCTGCTGCTGTTCATTCTCGGCCTGGCACTGCTGCTGGCGATTTTGTTCACCGGCCGGCCGCAGCCCGCAGCGGCGGACACCCGGGACGCCAACCGCAAGGCTGATGCGCAGCGTGCGCTCCGGTCGCAGCGGCGGACCGCCATTTACTGGCGGCGCCTCTGGCAGAATGTGCGGGAGGTCGCGTTCCTGTTTCCGGGCATGTTTGCGCAGACGTTCGCCGTGGCCTCGCTCATCCCGATTCTCTCCCTCTACGCCAAGCTCGTCCTGCGCATCAGCGGCGCTGCCTACAGCACGATTCTGGTGGCCGGCGGTGTGCTGACGGTGGCACTGTTGATCCCGGCTGGCAAACTGGTCGACCGCTACGGCCCGCGCCGGTTTCTGGTTGGCGGCTTTGTGCTCGCCGGCGTGGTGCTCGGCTTGTACCCGCTGCACCATACCCTGCCGCTGACCTATGTGACGGTGTGTGTGCTTGGACTCAGCTACGCGTTTATTCTGCCTGCGTGGAATTTCGTGCTCGACCATTCGATTGATGCAGACAAGAAAGGCACCCTGTGGGGCGTATTTATGACTGTTGAAGGCATCGGATCGGCCGCGGGCCCCTACATCGGCGGCCTTGTCTGGGACGCCGCGGGCACATCGGCGCCGTTTTGGGTCAGCGCTGGCGTGATTTTGTGTATGGGCCTCCTGTACATGATTCTGCCGATCGACGCCACGGGCAGTCGAGGGTCCCGGTCGTTGCGCCGCACCCACCCCGACAGCGAAGGCGGCGCCGACACAAGCAGCGGCATCGCCAGCGACGCCAGCACCAGCACCAGCACCGGGAACGCGGAATCCATGCGTCCGTCCCGAAATCGCCGCAGCGGCCCCGGCGGCCCTGGCCCCGCCGGCGTGTAG
- a CDS encoding YkoP family protein, whose amino-acid sequence MPLRDGANHGANLDVPARTQWNPRDLFNAYPLWRRGLIFCWQPVEALFTRLYHVTDVNDMFRISPAVWHHGERLNKDGITVLYDGAPVLDLHFQNLTLLQLSNAKDNRALIRGLRDAKRGLTDVAALLRDDERYRDVRALTAFTLIHRGIDLLGFHVEPLPDTSEKRRLQAYMRFLMGMYHPEGFRRLREGRQSLEVKLVWMSREELMAAYGTNNPALR is encoded by the coding sequence ATGCCATTACGCGATGGCGCCAACCATGGCGCCAACCTCGATGTCCCTGCCCGGACCCAATGGAATCCCCGCGATTTGTTCAACGCTTATCCATTGTGGCGCCGCGGGCTGATTTTTTGCTGGCAGCCTGTGGAGGCGCTGTTCACCAGGCTGTATCACGTCACCGATGTCAACGACATGTTTCGTATCAGCCCGGCCGTGTGGCATCATGGCGAGCGGTTGAACAAGGATGGAATCACCGTCCTGTACGACGGCGCCCCCGTGCTGGACCTGCACTTCCAGAACCTTACACTCCTCCAGCTCTCCAATGCCAAGGACAACCGCGCTTTGATTCGGGGCCTTCGCGACGCCAAGCGCGGTCTGACCGACGTCGCCGCATTGCTCCGAGACGACGAGCGGTACCGCGACGTGCGAGCCCTCACGGCATTCACGTTGATTCATCGCGGTATCGATCTTCTTGGATTTCACGTCGAGCCACTCCCCGACACATCCGAAAAACGCAGGCTGCAGGCTTATATGCGGTTCCTCATGGGCATGTACCACCCCGAGGGGTTCCGGCGGCTCCGAGAAGGACGGCAGTCGCTGGAAGTGAAGCTCGTGTGGATGAGCCGCGAAGAGCTGATGGCGGCCTATGGGACAAACAACCCCGCTCTTCGTTGA
- the atpB gene encoding F0F1 ATP synthase subunit A: MPAFPYLFANTFFPINLTTIAMMVFAGLVVLIALRIAVRKLDMHPRGFQNVMEWAVEFTATMAKDTMPNEQVVQWIMPLAFTMLIFLFVSNWLGLIATVAIHLHHPVPALGITAEKLSESKGEVMLFDSPTANMSMTLGLAVMVWIIAHARGLRHPKIWLKHFVSPSPLAILEEITNPLTHGMRLYGNIFAGEALIGIFLGIPYLFGWVPTGLPLLLVWLFYSGFVSTIQAYVFSILMCLYIGNKSFEGQTH; encoded by the coding sequence GTGCCAGCGTTCCCGTACCTGTTTGCAAACACCTTTTTTCCTATCAACCTGACGACCATCGCGATGATGGTATTCGCCGGATTGGTGGTGTTGATTGCCCTGCGTATTGCAGTGCGCAAGTTGGATATGCACCCCCGGGGATTTCAGAATGTGATGGAGTGGGCTGTCGAATTTACCGCGACCATGGCGAAGGACACGATGCCCAATGAGCAGGTGGTCCAGTGGATCATGCCGCTCGCATTCACGATGCTCATCTTTTTGTTCGTCTCGAACTGGCTGGGACTCATCGCGACCGTCGCGATCCACTTGCACCATCCCGTGCCAGCGCTCGGCATCACGGCTGAGAAACTGAGCGAATCCAAGGGTGAGGTGATGTTGTTTGACTCACCGACCGCCAATATGAGCATGACGCTCGGATTGGCCGTCATGGTGTGGATTATCGCTCACGCCCGCGGGCTTCGGCATCCCAAGATATGGCTGAAGCACTTCGTGTCGCCGTCTCCACTGGCGATTCTCGAGGAGATCACGAACCCGCTCACGCACGGCATGCGTCTTTATGGCAACATTTTCGCGGGTGAAGCGCTGATTGGAATCTTCCTCGGCATTCCGTATTTGTTTGGGTGGGTGCCGACGGGGCTGCCGCTGTTGTTGGTGTGGCTCTTCTACAGTGGGTTTGTGAGCACCATCCAGGCATACGTGTTCTCGATTCTGATGTGCTTATACATTGGGAACAAATCTTTTGAAGGACAAACGCACTAA
- the atpA gene encoding F0F1 ATP synthase subunit alpha: protein MSIRPDEISALIQKQIEQFEAQVQVYDTGIVLSVGDGIARLYGLQNVMAGELVEFSNGVYGMAFNLEEDNVGVIVLGSVEGIQEGDQVKRTGRIAQVPVGEALLGRVVNPLGQPIDNAGPLQTDTYRPIESPAPGVIQRKHVSEPMQTGIKAIDAMIPIGRGQRELIIGDRQTGKTAIALDTIINQKGNGVKCIYVAIGQKQSTIRQVVETLKKHGAMDYTIVVAASASEPAPLLFMAPYAGCAMGEYFMYKGEHALIIYDDLTKQAAAYREMSLLLRRPPGREAFPGDVFYLHSRLLERAAKLSDALGGGSLTALPFIETQAGDISAYIPTNVISITDGQIFLESDLFFSGIRPAVNVGQSVSRVGGDAQIKAMKKVAGTLKLDLAQYRELQAFAQFGSDLDKATLARLARGERTVEILKQNQYAAMPVERQVVSLWAVVNGYVDDLPVSAVRTFEEQWLAYVAANYPQIYEAIVSTKDLGNDTVELLKEAVAKFKATFVA from the coding sequence TTGAGTATCCGGCCGGATGAAATCAGCGCGCTCATACAAAAGCAGATTGAGCAATTTGAGGCGCAGGTCCAGGTATACGACACAGGGATTGTGTTGTCGGTTGGTGACGGTATTGCGCGCCTGTATGGTTTGCAAAACGTCATGGCCGGCGAGTTGGTTGAGTTTTCGAACGGCGTATACGGCATGGCGTTCAACCTCGAAGAGGATAACGTCGGTGTCATCGTTCTGGGTTCCGTCGAAGGCATTCAGGAAGGCGACCAGGTCAAGCGGACCGGCCGCATTGCGCAGGTGCCGGTCGGTGAAGCGCTGTTGGGCCGCGTCGTGAATCCGCTCGGACAGCCGATTGACAACGCTGGACCGCTGCAGACGGATACCTACCGTCCGATTGAGTCGCCGGCACCGGGCGTAATTCAGCGGAAACACGTCAGCGAGCCGATGCAGACCGGGATCAAGGCGATTGACGCAATGATCCCGATTGGCCGCGGACAGCGCGAGCTCATCATTGGCGACCGCCAGACCGGTAAAACGGCGATCGCGCTCGACACCATCATCAACCAGAAGGGTAATGGCGTGAAGTGTATCTACGTCGCCATCGGCCAGAAGCAGTCCACCATCCGCCAGGTCGTGGAGACGCTCAAGAAGCACGGCGCGATGGATTACACCATCGTCGTCGCGGCGAGTGCGTCCGAGCCGGCGCCGCTGTTGTTCATGGCGCCTTACGCTGGCTGCGCGATGGGTGAGTACTTCATGTACAAGGGCGAGCACGCCCTCATCATCTACGACGACTTGACCAAACAGGCTGCGGCGTACCGCGAAATGTCGCTGCTGCTCCGCCGTCCGCCCGGTCGTGAGGCGTTCCCTGGCGACGTGTTCTACTTGCACTCCCGCCTTCTGGAACGCGCTGCGAAGCTCTCCGATGCGCTGGGCGGCGGGTCGCTGACGGCGCTGCCGTTCATCGAAACGCAGGCCGGCGACATCTCGGCGTACATTCCAACGAACGTGATCTCGATTACAGACGGTCAGATTTTCCTGGAGTCCGACCTGTTCTTCTCGGGTATCCGACCTGCTGTCAACGTCGGGCAGTCCGTGTCTCGTGTTGGCGGCGACGCGCAAATCAAGGCGATGAAAAAAGTGGCAGGTACGCTGAAGCTGGACTTGGCCCAGTACCGCGAACTGCAGGCGTTCGCGCAGTTTGGGTCAGATCTCGATAAAGCGACACTCGCGCGTCTGGCGCGAGGGGAGCGGACGGTCGAGATCCTCAAACAGAACCAGTATGCGGCGATGCCCGTCGAGCGTCAGGTCGTATCGCTGTGGGCGGTTGTGAACGGCTATGTCGATGACCTGCCGGTCAGTGCCGTGCGCACCTTTGAGGAACAGTGGCTGGCGTATGTTGCGGCGAACTACCCGCAGATTTACGAGGCCATTGTTTCGACCAAGGACCTGGGCAATGACACGGTGGAACTGTTGAAGGAAGCGGTCGCGAAGTTCAAGGCGACGTTCGTCGCGTAA